CCTTGTACATGTCGCCGGTGTACAGCTGTGTCGTGGTGGCGACGTGGATGACCTTCTCCTTGAAGCGGGCGAAGGCCCTGGCGGGCAGGCCGTGCTCGGGGGTGGGCTCGTCCAGCATCACCTCGAGCTGCTTCTTGCCGCCCGTCAGGTCCGCGTAGGTGAGGCCGTGGGCCAGCTCCGTGGTGAGCGCGCCGTGGGTGAGCAGGAAGCCCCAGGCGTGCTTCTTCGGCTGGGTGAGCGAGGACACCTTCACGAAGTCCCAGTAGCGCTGGCGGATGACCTCCGTGGAGACGAAGTAGTCGAAGAAGGCGGCCCACGTGCTGAGCACCCGCTGCTTCTGGTCCGGCGTGTACGGCATGCTCTGCTTCTGCTGGTAGACGCCGCGCGACTGCTTCACGTCCTCCTGGAGCCTGCGCAGGCCCTGCGCGTAGCGCTCCAGCAGGACCAGGTCCCGCTGGGCCTGGGCGACGAAGGCCTCGTCGTCGAGCGCGTAGACGTCCTTGGGCGCGGCGGGGGGAGGGGCGGCCGGGTGGGTGGCGACGAGCCAGGCGAGCAGCAGGGACGCGGCGGGCATGGGATGGAGGGCTCCGGAAGGGCGGACTGCGACGCCGTGCACTCTATCCGGCAAACGCGCCGGGCGGCTGGCCCCCTGTCCGGCCGGGTGAGGAGGGCGGGGCGGCCGGGTGGTCCGGCGCGCGGGCCATCCCCACGTTGGAGGTACCCACTTGAGGCGCGCGCCGGCCCGCGACGGCCGGGGCAGAAAGGCAGAAGGCAGATGGCATACGGAACCGCGGAGGACCCCGGGCGCTCCATCACCCCGCATCTGGACTCGGTGGACTACCCGACGACGCGGCAGGAGCTGGTCGACGCCGCCGAGGACAGCGGCGCCCCCGTCTCCATCATCAACGTGGTGAAGTGCCTGCCGCGCACGGAGTACGCGTCGAAGGAGGACGTGCTCAGGGACCTGTCGGAGGCGGCGAGGCGGGCGGCCACCGGAGGACTCCCCGACGACGACGGCGCCCGGAGGGACCGGCGCAACATCGGCAGGGACCTGGTGGAGGGCGCGCCGGACGGGCAGACGCGCCACCCCTAGCTCTCCGCGCGGGCGCGCTGGATGCGGAAGCGCTCGCGGGCGACGGCGGATTCTGCCAGCGTTCGCGGGCGCATGCGTCCCTGGCTCCTGGTGTGCTGTGTGTTGCTGTCCCTGACCTCCGCCTGTCGCGGCAAGGGGGCGCGGCCGCCCCTGACGGTGCCCGCCTCCTCCCCGGCGGCGCGCGCGACGCGGCTGGGCTTCCAGCCCCCCGTGGACCGGGTGCTCACCGAGTCCCAGCGCGCCACCCGCGCCGTGGAGCGCGACGGCTCCGTCATTCACGACGAGGCGGAGCTCACCACCGAGTCCCGCTTCACCCCCGCCGACGGGGGCTGGCTCCTGACGCAGACGGTGTCGCGTGCGCACCCGACGCGCGGCGGCGCGCCGGTGGAGACGTGGGTGGACGACGTCCTCTCGCGCTTCACCCTGCGCGTGCGGCTGGCCGCGGACGGGGCCTTCATCAAGCTGGTGTCCCCGGAGGCCGCGCAGGATGCGGTGCGTCAGGTGGTGCCTGCGGGCCCGGGGGCGCGGGCGCTGGAGCGCTTCTTCGCGCCGGATGCGCTTGAGGCGCGCACGCGGCGCGAGTGGGAGGCGAAGTACGGGGGCCTGCTCCAGCGCAACCTCTCCGAGGGGCAGCGCACGTGGGCGGTGGACGTGTCGCCGGTGGGCGAGGACACCCAGCTGGCGTACGTGTTGGAGCGCACGGTGCAAGGCACGCGGGATACCGAGTACGGTGACGCGGTGGTGTTGACCCTCCGGTGCCTGGACGCGCTGCCGGAGGACGCGCCGGACGAGCTGACGGACGCGTGGGTGGCGGCGGGACGGCCGGAGCTGACGCCCGGGGTGACGTGCGAGGGCGAGCAGGTGGTGGCGTCCGGGCGCTTCGTGCCGGTGAGCCGCGAGCTCACGGTGAAGGCGCGCGTGGGCGGGGCGGCGTGGACGGTGACGACGGAGTCGCGAGCGCAGGGACTGCAAGAGGAGGCGCGATGAGCTGGGAAGACAACCTCATCGAGGACGAAGCGGGCGTGGCGCGCGTGGTGAAGCAGGCGCGGCGCGTGGCGGTGCTGGGCATGAAGACGGAGCAGCAGTCGGGCCAGCCCGCCTTCTACGTCCCGGACTACCTGGCGCGCGCGGGCGTGGAGGTGGTGCCGGTGCCCGTCTACTACCCGGACGTGACGCACATCCTGGGCACGCCCGTGTTCCGGCGGCTGGTGGACGTGCCGGGCGAGGTGGACGTGGTGGACGTCTTCCGGCGGCCCCAGGACATCGACGCGCACGTGGACGACATCATCGCCAAGAAGCCGAGGGCGGTGTGGTTCCAGTCCGGCATCCGCAACGACGCGGCGGCGGAGAAGCTGGCGCGCGCGGGCATCCAGGTGGTGCAGGACCGCTGCCTCATGGTGGACCACCGGCGCTACGGCGGGCGGTGACGTACCGCGGCGGGCGCGCGCTCCAACCGCCTTGCTAGGCTCCTGGGCCCATGGGCGTCCAGGACTACCGCTGCAGTGTTTGCGCGACCCCCACCAGCTACGACTGTGGGGAGCCGCGGGGCCAGGAGTGCGAGGAGTCCGGCGTCGGCAACGACGGGGCGGTGCTGGACCTGTTCTTCTTCGAGGCGGACGACGCCCCCGACGCGCCAGAGGACTTCGAGGCCGCGCGGGGCCGTGCGCTGCGGGTCCAGACGTTGAAGACGAAGTACGACTGGGGCGCGTGGGAGTTCGAGCCGAGCCTCAACTACCGCGAGCTGCTCATGGACGACGAGGACGCCACGGGCATCTGGGCCATCCGCCCGTTCGACGAGGACACGAGCGAGGGGACTCCCGTCGAGCTGGACATCCCCGACGGTGAGCGGGTCTGGGTGGTGAACTACTGCCCGCCGTGTCGAGAGCTGTTCGTGGACCAGCGCGGCTCCGCCGGCGACGCGTGCGCCCTGTACCTGGAGGCCGTGGCGGAGGGCCTGGGCCTGGAGTTCGAGGCGGGCGGGGCCCCGGACGCGAAGGCGGCGTTCGTCGAGCGCGTCCGGGCGCGCGTCGCCCACCGCCTGCCCGAGAAGCGCGCGGTGAAGCCGACGCGGAAGTAGCCCGCGTCCCGCGCGCGGCTCACCACTGCGCCTGGGCGAAGGGCACGGGAGGCCGCGCGAGGGCGACCTCCGCGGACAGCCGGGCCTGGTCCAGCGCGTCGAAGCCGCGCTCCATGGTGGTGGGCGTCACCGGGGGCAGGTTGGAGACGACGACGTAGACGGGCACGTTGCGTCCGTCCAGCAGCTGGAGCTGGAGCCGGAAGTGGTCGCGGCGCAGCGCGGCCGAGCCCGCGGCCAGGCCCTGGGCGTACGCGAGCGGCCCGCCCACCACCTTGCGCGTCTTGCTGGGCAGGAAGTGCACGAGGATGGCGTCCAGGTCCTTGCCGATGGCGCTGTCGTGCAGCGACAGCGCGGGTGCCTTGTCCACCAGGCCGCCGTCCCAATACAGCTGGCCGTCCAGCGGCACCGCGCGGAACAGGCCCGGGTACGCGCACGTGGCGTGGACGCGCGGGGCCAGCTCCCCGGAGGTGAAGACCTCGTGGGTGCCGAGCGTGATGTTGGCGCCCACCAGCAGCAGCGGCGTCGGCAGGTCCTCGAAGGTGCGCGCGCCCAGCGTGTCCTCCAAGAGCCGCCGGAAGCGCTCGCCCTTGAGCAGGCCCGTCAGCCCGTGGCCGCTGGCGTCCGCGTTGAGCACCGCGCCAA
This sequence is a window from Myxococcus stipitatus. Protein-coding genes within it:
- a CDS encoding CoA-binding protein; translation: MSWEDNLIEDEAGVARVVKQARRVAVLGMKTEQQSGQPAFYVPDYLARAGVEVVPVPVYYPDVTHILGTPVFRRLVDVPGEVDVVDVFRRPQDIDAHVDDIIAKKPRAVWFQSGIRNDAAAEKLARAGIQVVQDRCLMVDHRRYGGR
- a CDS encoding DUF2795 domain-containing protein; protein product: MAYGTAEDPGRSITPHLDSVDYPTTRQELVDAAEDSGAPVSIINVVKCLPRTEYASKEDVLRDLSEAARRAATGGLPDDDGARRDRRNIGRDLVEGAPDGQTRHP
- a CDS encoding patatin-like phospholipase family protein, which codes for MWDMASPTLRQLLEGKRFGLVLSAGYFGFYGHAGFLKGLAGAGLRPQAYAGTSAGGMVAAYAAAGMPVHAIEELVLRQTRAHFWDPDPIGAVLNADASGHGLTGLLKGERFRRLLEDTLGARTFEDLPTPLLLVGANITLGTHEVFTSGELAPRVHATCAYPGLFRAVPLDGQLYWDGGLVDKAPALSLHDSAIGKDLDAILVHFLPSKTRKVVGGPLAYAQGLAAGSAALRRDHFRLQLQLLDGRNVPVYVVVSNLPPVTPTTMERGFDALDQARLSAEVALARPPVPFAQAQW